The following proteins are co-located in the Dietzia timorensis genome:
- a CDS encoding metal-dependent hydrolase — protein sequence MSTETQSNTHTDESYSIEARDVHFEWDGMPLHYVPGQPMAVHMYNAMHLILPEGERAMSSALAEALPYIEDPRLEEEVRGFIGQETQHADSHRGAREYLADLGLNVEMGEKMEWMVDNVLGYKGLTGRARKAWLCERLGLFAAMEHYTAVVGNWFLVSGGLEANDTYPEMMDLLKWHGAEEVEHRNVVFDAFQYVDGSYARRVRTSIIASVMLGALFFSTARDLYRSDPELPKKKEHWLLSFRKSIKANAIPDAKFFITEIPVYLRPKFHPASFGSIDMAVEYLSQSTAVHRHEEQEQ from the coding sequence ATGAGTACCGAAACGCAGTCGAATACCCATACGGACGAGTCCTACTCCATCGAGGCGCGCGACGTGCATTTCGAATGGGACGGGATGCCGCTGCACTACGTTCCCGGCCAGCCGATGGCGGTGCACATGTACAACGCGATGCACCTCATCCTCCCCGAGGGTGAGCGCGCGATGTCCTCCGCGCTCGCCGAGGCGCTGCCCTACATCGAGGATCCGCGGCTGGAGGAGGAGGTGCGCGGGTTCATCGGGCAGGAGACCCAGCACGCCGACTCGCACCGCGGCGCCCGCGAGTACCTCGCCGACCTCGGGCTCAACGTCGAGATGGGCGAGAAAATGGAGTGGATGGTCGACAACGTGCTCGGCTACAAGGGGCTCACCGGCCGCGCCCGCAAGGCGTGGCTGTGCGAGCGGCTCGGGCTGTTCGCCGCGATGGAGCACTACACCGCCGTCGTCGGGAACTGGTTCCTCGTCAGCGGCGGCCTCGAGGCGAACGACACCTACCCGGAGATGATGGACTTGCTCAAGTGGCACGGCGCCGAGGAGGTCGAGCACCGCAACGTCGTCTTCGATGCCTTCCAGTACGTCGACGGCTCGTACGCGCGGCGCGTGCGCACCTCGATTATCGCGAGCGTGATGCTCGGCGCCCTGTTCTTCTCGACGGCGCGGGACCTGTACAGGTCCGATCCGGAGCTGCCGAAGAAGAAGGAGCACTGGCTGCTGTCGTTCCGTAAGTCCATCAAGGCGAACGCGATCCCGGACGCGAAGTTCTTCATCACCGAGATCCCGGTGTACCTGCGCCCGAAGTTCCACCCGGCGTCCTTCGGCAGCATCGACATGGCCGTGGAGTACCTGTCGCAATCCACCGCCGTGCACCGGCACGAG